In Juglans microcarpa x Juglans regia isolate MS1-56 chromosome 8D, Jm3101_v1.0, whole genome shotgun sequence, the following are encoded in one genomic region:
- the LOC121243066 gene encoding disease resistance protein Roq1-like isoform X2: MDFVNYAAGLPLALKVLGSFLYEREIDAWKSERDKLKAIPNLKIMDVLQISFDGLQELQKELFLDLACLFHGVDNIISEMLLEKLGHYRIDIDVLVEKSLISKSKYGWLSMHDLLKELGREIVRRECPEEPGRRSRLFRVEDLYHVLKNDTGTDATKGIVVDFCAETKERLNAKALSKMRKLRFFKFHHSRNLKWHGKPLKYMPTNELRYLEWPGYHSKSLPSSFQPENLTVLRMRFSRIKQIWKGSIVLDNLKEFDLSYSENLIEIPDLTGVANLEKINLSGCRSLCEVHPSIGSLKQLKALGLNKCSTLEKLPDLSSLECLTDIWAMETPLSQRLSVNLLPKSTRNCKFRLQGRKLMRLKSRDPIYDIGSLADQYQKEGIYDCVEAAYIDFDSKGENVLGMAGALVLALDDDLRMMRGWSLGFHIPEWVQYKSNGSSVKIDLDASTTLEMGCAFFIVCYSDQFFSIYDEDTSISSLFKGSNIKSRSLVVILKLGFETDEEYCVENKYLDYNLTPAPLDVFSGKQIGFWVYIPAILRFLDIRRVIKISFETFWYYRGNSHIPMEVKECGVHLDDDNSKFYNSIAPFGRSGSSNSDFHRQFFTFMRKKVDMEHSVFFWKIKRDWD, from the exons ATGGATTTTGTAAATTATGCTGCAGGACTTCCTTTAGCTCTTAAAGTTTTGGGTTCCTTCTTatatgagagagaaatagatgcatggaaaagtgagagagataaACTAAAAGCAATTCCTAATCTAAAAATTATGGATGTACTTCAAATAAGTTTTGATGGGCTGCAAGAATTGCAAAAAGAGTTATTTTTGGATCTGGCGTGTTTGTTCCATGGAGTGGATAACATAATTTCGGAGATGCTATTAGAAAAACTTGGTCATTATCGCATCGACATTGATGTTCTCGTCGAGAAGTCCCTCATAAGCAAATCAAAATATGGATGGTTGTCCATGCATGATTTACTAAAAGAACTGGGCAGGGAAATAGTTCGCCGCGAATGCCCTGAAGAACCTGGACGACGTAGTAGACTTTTTCGTGTGGAGGATCTCTATCACGTCCTGAAGAATGATACT GGAACTGATGCAACTAAAGGCATAGTCGTGGATTTTTGTGCTGAAACGAAAGAGAGACTCAACGCCAAAGCATTGTCAAAGATgagaaaattgagattttttaaatttcatcatTCTCGAAATTTAAAATGGCATGGAAAACCCTTAAAATACATGCCAACCAATGAGTTACGATACCTAGAGTGGCCTGGATATCATTCGAAATCCTTGCCGAGCAGTTTCCAACCTGAAAATCTTACTGTACTAAGGATGCGTTTTAGCCGTATCAAACAAATATGGAAGGGGTCGATT GTTTTAGACAATTTGAAGGAATTTGATCTGAGTTATTCTGAGAACTTGATTGAAATACCAGATTTGACTGGAGTCGCAAATCTTGAGAAAATAAACCTTTCAGGTTGTAGAAGCTTGTGTGAGGTCCACCCATCCATCGGAAGTCTCAAACAATTAAAAGCATTGGGACTTAACAAATGTTCAACCCTTGAGAAGTTACCAGACCTGAGTAGTTTGGAATGCCTGACCGATATTTGGGCAATGGAAACTCCTTTATCACAAAGACTTTCTGTTAATCTATTGCCCAAGAGCACCCGTAACTGTAAGTTTCGTCTTCAAGGACGCAAGTTGATGCGACTTAAATCAAGAGATCCCATCTATGATATCGGATCACTTGCAGATCAATATCAGAAGGAAGGAATATATGATTGCGTAGAAGCAGCGTACATTGATTTTGACAGCAAAGGAGAAAATGTTTTAGGAATGGCAGGTGCACTTGTTTTGGCTTTAGATGACGATTTG aggatgatgagaggatggTCGTTGGGATTCCATATCCCGGAGTGGGTCCAGTATAAAAGTAATGGCTCCTCTGTAAAGATAGATTTGGATGCTAGTACGACTCTGGAGATGGGGTGTGCTTTCTTTATTGTCTGTTATTCTGATCAATTCTTTTCCATTTATGATGAAGATACTTCAATTTCTTCGTTATTCAAGGGATCGAATATTAAAAGCCGGTCATTAGTGGTGATTCTTAAATTAGGGTTTGAGACGGACGAAGAATATTGTGTGGAAAATAAGTATTTGGATTACAATTTAACACCTGCTCCCTTGGATGTATTTTCCGGTAAACAAATTGGATTCTGGGTGTATATACCGGCGATTTTGCGGTTTTTGGATATACGGAGGGTCATTAAGATTTCATTTGAAACATTCTGGTATTATAGAGGCAACTCTCATATTCCAATGGAAGTGAAAGAATGCGGGGTGCATTTAGATGATGATAATTCAAAATTCTATAATAGCATTGCTCCTTTTGGCCGTTCAGGATCTTCTAATTCAGATTTCCATCGACAATTTTTTACCTTTATGAGAAAGAAAGTGGACATGGAACATTCTGTGttcttttggaaaataaaa AGGGATTGGGATTGA
- the LOC121243066 gene encoding disease resistance protein Roq1-like isoform X1: MDFVNYAAGLPLALKVLGSFLYEREIDAWKSERDKLKAIPNLKIMDVLQISFDGLQELQKELFLDLACLFHGVDNIISEMLLEKLGHYRIDIDVLVEKSLISKSKYGWLSMHDLLKELGREIVRRECPEEPGRRSRLFRVEDLYHVLKNDTGTDATKGIVVDFCAETKERLNAKALSKMRKLRFFKFHHSRNLKWHGKPLKYMPTNELRYLEWPGYHSKSLPSSFQPENLTVLRMRFSRIKQIWKGSIVLDNLKEFDLSYSENLIEIPDLTGVANLEKINLSGCRSLCEVHPSIGSLKQLKALGLNKCSTLEKLPDLSSLECLTDIWAMETPLSQRLSVNLLPKSTRNCKFRLQGRKLMRLKSRDPIYDIGSLADQYQKEGIYDCVEAAYIDFDSKGENVLGMAGALVLALDDDLRMMRGWSLGFHIPEWVQYKSNGSSVKIDLDASTTLEMGCAFFIVCYSDQFFSIYDEDTSISSLFKGSNIKSRSLVVILKLGFETDEEYCVENKYLDYNLTPAPLDVFSGKQIGFWVYIPAILRFLDIRRVIKISFETFWYYRGNSHIPMEVKECGVHLDDDNSKFYNSIAPFGRSGSSNSDFHRQFFTFMRKKVDMELCGYVPRHEGAGIIDLNRHV, encoded by the exons ATGGATTTTGTAAATTATGCTGCAGGACTTCCTTTAGCTCTTAAAGTTTTGGGTTCCTTCTTatatgagagagaaatagatgcatggaaaagtgagagagataaACTAAAAGCAATTCCTAATCTAAAAATTATGGATGTACTTCAAATAAGTTTTGATGGGCTGCAAGAATTGCAAAAAGAGTTATTTTTGGATCTGGCGTGTTTGTTCCATGGAGTGGATAACATAATTTCGGAGATGCTATTAGAAAAACTTGGTCATTATCGCATCGACATTGATGTTCTCGTCGAGAAGTCCCTCATAAGCAAATCAAAATATGGATGGTTGTCCATGCATGATTTACTAAAAGAACTGGGCAGGGAAATAGTTCGCCGCGAATGCCCTGAAGAACCTGGACGACGTAGTAGACTTTTTCGTGTGGAGGATCTCTATCACGTCCTGAAGAATGATACT GGAACTGATGCAACTAAAGGCATAGTCGTGGATTTTTGTGCTGAAACGAAAGAGAGACTCAACGCCAAAGCATTGTCAAAGATgagaaaattgagattttttaaatttcatcatTCTCGAAATTTAAAATGGCATGGAAAACCCTTAAAATACATGCCAACCAATGAGTTACGATACCTAGAGTGGCCTGGATATCATTCGAAATCCTTGCCGAGCAGTTTCCAACCTGAAAATCTTACTGTACTAAGGATGCGTTTTAGCCGTATCAAACAAATATGGAAGGGGTCGATT GTTTTAGACAATTTGAAGGAATTTGATCTGAGTTATTCTGAGAACTTGATTGAAATACCAGATTTGACTGGAGTCGCAAATCTTGAGAAAATAAACCTTTCAGGTTGTAGAAGCTTGTGTGAGGTCCACCCATCCATCGGAAGTCTCAAACAATTAAAAGCATTGGGACTTAACAAATGTTCAACCCTTGAGAAGTTACCAGACCTGAGTAGTTTGGAATGCCTGACCGATATTTGGGCAATGGAAACTCCTTTATCACAAAGACTTTCTGTTAATCTATTGCCCAAGAGCACCCGTAACTGTAAGTTTCGTCTTCAAGGACGCAAGTTGATGCGACTTAAATCAAGAGATCCCATCTATGATATCGGATCACTTGCAGATCAATATCAGAAGGAAGGAATATATGATTGCGTAGAAGCAGCGTACATTGATTTTGACAGCAAAGGAGAAAATGTTTTAGGAATGGCAGGTGCACTTGTTTTGGCTTTAGATGACGATTTG aggatgatgagaggatggTCGTTGGGATTCCATATCCCGGAGTGGGTCCAGTATAAAAGTAATGGCTCCTCTGTAAAGATAGATTTGGATGCTAGTACGACTCTGGAGATGGGGTGTGCTTTCTTTATTGTCTGTTATTCTGATCAATTCTTTTCCATTTATGATGAAGATACTTCAATTTCTTCGTTATTCAAGGGATCGAATATTAAAAGCCGGTCATTAGTGGTGATTCTTAAATTAGGGTTTGAGACGGACGAAGAATATTGTGTGGAAAATAAGTATTTGGATTACAATTTAACACCTGCTCCCTTGGATGTATTTTCCGGTAAACAAATTGGATTCTGGGTGTATATACCGGCGATTTTGCGGTTTTTGGATATACGGAGGGTCATTAAGATTTCATTTGAAACATTCTGGTATTATAGAGGCAACTCTCATATTCCAATGGAAGTGAAAGAATGCGGGGTGCATTTAGATGATGATAATTCAAAATTCTATAATAGCATTGCTCCTTTTGGCCGTTCAGGATCTTCTAATTCAGATTTCCATCGACAATTTTTTACCTTTATGAGAAAGAAAGTGGACATGGA ATTATGTGGATATGTTCCGCGACATGAGGGAGCCGGCATAATCGATCTGAACCGGCATGTGTGA